The Balearica regulorum gibbericeps isolate bBalReg1 chromosome 5, bBalReg1.pri, whole genome shotgun sequence genome window below encodes:
- the ATP6V1D gene encoding V-type proton ATPase subunit D — protein sequence MSGKDRIEIFPSRMAQTIMKARLKGAQTGRNLLKKKSDALTLRFRQILKKIIETKMLMGEVMREAAFSLAEAKFTAGDFSTTVIQNVNKAQVKIRAKKDNVAGVTLPVFEHYQEGGDSYELTGLARGGEQLAKLKRNYAKAVELLVELASLQTSFVTLDEAIKITNRRVNAIEHVIIPRIERTLSYIITELDEREREEFYRLKKIQEKKKVLKEKSEKERELRRAAGGEREPANLLAEEKDEDLLFE from the exons GGCTCAGACCATCATGAAGGCTCGTTTGAAAGGAGCCCAAACAGGTCGTAACCTCTTGAAGAAAAAATCTGATGCTTTGACACTTCGATTCAGGCAGATCCTTAAGAAAATTATTGAG actaAGATGCTGATGGGTGAGGTGATGAGAGAAGCTGCCTTTTCGCTTGCTGAGGCAAAATTTACAGCGGGAGATTTCAG TACCACTGTGATCCAAAACGTGAACAAAGCTCAAGTCAAGATCAGAGCTAAAAAAGACAACGTagcag GTGTAACCTTGCCAGTTTTTGAGCATTATCAGGAAGGAGGGGACA gctatGAGCTGACTGGCTTGGCCAGAGGTGGAGAACAGCTGGCTAAGCTGAAGAGGAACTATGCCAAAGCTGTTGAGCTGCTTGTGGAACTGGCCTCCTTACAG ACATCCTTTGTTACTTTGGATGAAGccattaaaataacaaacagaCGTGTGAATGCAATTGAACATG tgATTATTCCCAGGATCGAGCGTACTCTTTCTTACATCATCACAGAACTGGATGAACGAGAACGAGAGGAATTCTACAG GTTAAAGAAgatccaggaaaagaaaaaagtattgaaAGAAAAGTCTGAGAAAGAGCGGGAGCTGCGgagggctgctggtggggaacGCGAACCAGCCAATCTCTtagcagaagagaaggatgaAGACCTGCTCTTTGAGTAA